The stretch of DNA TGAGTCGTCCGTCGTAGTACGCGGGTGTTCCTAGGACAATGGTCTTGATGAAAAACGCTTGGTTGTTATGGTTTTCCTCATAGCCCCCGACTATGCTGAACCCCCAGCTTCCTGGATGGTTGCGACGCAGGACAATCTCATGGCTACTGTACAGGAAgctgagagggacacacagagacatacataaATAAGAAGATATCTGACAACTGTGTTTACCCAAAACAACTTCCAGTACTGGTATTGGTTGTTTTACACATGTAATCTCTGCAAATTAAGCCTCTAATGTAGGCGTTTCTGCAGGAGGTTCTGCAAAGCTACAGTCACACGTGGGTAGCTGGGCATCAGGGCAGCGCTGATTCAGAGTAACTGCTGACTGGTGAAAAAGACTCATCCATGGCACCAATCTAGCCTCCCCCTACCCAGAGCAATCGGAGCTCCGCACAGGTACCTTTGCCATGCTCTTTAAAGTGAATGAAAGGGAGTAAGAAAGCGCCAGCTtccttcacatttacatttaacacaagctttggtcacactttatttggactatctacagatggtcagactataaacaaactatctgttaaaactctgttaactaggattttatggttaaggttaggggttgggtttggttaaggtgatgtttaATAAACAAGCAGAAAGACTGAACTTCAACAAACCACCTGTTATgtctctgtaggcagactatccaaataacGTGCTACCCCAAGCTTTTTCTCCAAAGCAGCAGTGCTGTGCAGTATTGAGTGCTCCCTGGGTATCCAAACAATGGCCTTGCTGTTATTAGCACCTTGCTCTGCAGGTAAAAGATATAGGAACCCAATAGCTAGTTAGCCATTGTTGGACCCAGCCTGGTAGGCAACAGCGCCAAGACAGCCATAAGAAGAAGGGACAAAGAATGAGGGAACAATGAGATGGTAGTGAGGTTAAGAATGCCGTCTCTGTACCCGGCCAGGGGATGCGGCCGAATTGGGGAGGGAGGCCGACGTCGCCACATGTCCCTTTGCTGGTAATCCACAGCTGGTGATGTTTACATCATGCTGCTGAACAACTCTCACAGGCATAATCCCCTGGCATGGGCTCTCTCAAGTCAGGAACAcgcacagacattcacacactcgcacggacacacactcgcacggacacacacacacacacacactttctccctcacacacacaaactctttctttctgaccctcgcacatacacacaaacagacacacatccatgcagagagagagacacatacacacacacacacacacacacacacacttgcagaacactgtcctaaaataaatgtgtCTCTTTACTCAATAGGGCCAGGTTCacatcagaagtgtgtgtgtgtgtgtgtgtatctgcttaAAGATTAGTTAGAACTGCATAAACActgatacaaaaacacacacacacattca from Clupea harengus unplaced genomic scaffold, Ch_v2.0.2, whole genome shotgun sequence encodes:
- the LOC122132181 gene encoding ligand of Numb protein X 2-like gives rise to the protein MWRRRPPSPIRPHPLAGFLYSSHEIVLRRNHPGSWGFSIVGGYEENHNNQAFFIKTIVLGTPAYYDGRLKCGDMIIAVNGLSTAGMSHSALVPMLKEQRSRVALTVVSWPGSLA